A stretch of DNA from Oceanivirga salmonicida:
GTAATTATTGGAAGAGTTTGTGCTTTGTATCTATTTATTACTTCCATACATTCTTTTGCACATTCTTCTGTAATATATATTATTCCATAATTATTTGAAACAAGAAATTCTATTATTTTTTTTACCTTAATTGCAAATTCATCAGCCTTAAGATTTTCTTCTACCGGATAAATATCTAATCCTAAAACCTTAAAAGATGATATAGAATCTTTATCTCCAATTACTGCTAATCTATACATAAATATCCCTTACTCTTTCTTTTATAAGTTCACTAGGTAATTTATTTAATTTAGCCGTATATATTAGTTTTATGGCTTTCATTTCAAACTCTTTTGCTAATATGTATGTAATTACTGGCTCTATACCAT
This window harbors:
- a CDS encoding V-type ATP synthase subunit F — encoded protein: MYRLAVIGDKDSISSFKVLGLDIYPVEENLKADEFAIKVKKIIEFLVSNNYGIIYITEECAKECMEVINRYKAQTLPIITLIPSNSGSHNIGMSNIDDNIEKAIGTNIF